From Magnolia sinica isolate HGM2019 chromosome 13, MsV1, whole genome shotgun sequence, one genomic window encodes:
- the LOC131223902 gene encoding kinetochore protein SPC24 homolog: protein MLSTAYFRSLQLPRFPLRRCHGYRSYTPFLHFHIQISAIWGRRGIGHFRMADLPTKTIDVTTLMSYSDDLVSILKNMKDINPLIHLLDGANKLRSSCEADRSDLHIQIQDYQKKINACEQNIDEAKNEIGTNIELELPQNELEEELQKERLLREELRIVMDEIDDLEHKRVSVEERKGNLKKIEKDASRQQNMLSMHASVTNISPDLGDQYRVSGHIVERDRKIVEKFEFESAKTNPVEICNSLRKIMDL from the exons ATGCTCTCCACAGCTTATTTTAGATCACTTCAGCTCCCGCGCTTCCCCCTCAGGAGGTGTCATGGTTATCGCTCATATACCCCATTCCTCCACTTTCACATTCAAATCTCGGCCATTTGGGGAAGGAGAGGAATAGGGCATTTTCGGATGGCGGATCTCCCCACAAAAACCATCGATGTTACGACCCTCATGTCCTACAGCGACGATCTTGTTTCGATCCTGAAGAACATGAAGGACATCAACCCTTTGATTCACTTGCTGGATGGGGCGAATAAGCTCCGATCTTCTTGCGAGGCTGATCGATCCGATCTTCATATCCAAATACAAG ACTATCAGAAGAAGATAAATGCATGTGAGCAAAACATAGACGAGGCAAAGAATGAAATTGGCACCAATATAGAACTAGAGCTCCCTCAAAATGAGTTGGAAGAAGAACTGCAAAAGGAACGACTGCTTCGCGAGGAACTTAGA ATAGTTATGGATGAGATTGATGATCTggaac ATAAAAGGGTCTCTGTTGAAGAACGAAAGGGAAATCTAAAGAAAATCGAGAAAGATGCATCAAGGCAACA GAACATGCTTTCTATGCATGCTTCAGTGACAAATATCAGCCCAGACTTAGGCGATCAATACAGAGTTTCTGGAC ATATTGTTGAAAGGGATAGAAagattgttgagaagtttgaGTTTGAATCTGCAAAGACAAACCCTGTGGAGATATGCAACAGCCTCCGGAAAATTATGGACCTTTGA